One part of the Thiomicrospira cyclica ALM1 genome encodes these proteins:
- a CDS encoding HipA N-terminal domain-containing protein: MSREIVQVYADWYPIKSPVLLGHLTYSDSSRGGVFSFAYDKAFLTSSYRLQIDPMLTLHVGELYNDQADRNFRAFLDSSPDRWGRILMQRRAVIEARKG; this comes from the coding sequence ATGAGCCGTGAAATTGTTCAAGTCTATGCCGATTGGTATCCCATTAAATCCCCCGTGTTACTTGGGCATCTCACTTACAGTGACTCAAGCCGAGGTGGCGTGTTTAGCTTTGCATACGATAAGGCATTTCTAACATCATCTTATCGCCTACAAATTGACCCTATGCTGACGTTGCACGTAGGCGAACTTTACAATGACCAGGCCGATAGAAACTTTCGCGCATTTTTGGATTCATCTCCTGACCGCTGGGGGCGGATTTTGATGCAACGCCGTGCTGTTATTGAAGCACGTAAGGGTTAG
- a CDS encoding type II toxin-antitoxin system HipA family toxin: MTQLQYYDGEQSQGASYLEMAEFLSAQGAQTETDLAQLWRRIVFNIAVSNTDDHLRNIGFLLTKNGWKLSPAYDLNPIVGKQGLHLNITDTDNALDYQLAFEVKDFFRLSDVQATQIYDEVLNAVKAWKTVTQRLGISRAEQAMKETAFDV; the protein is encoded by the coding sequence ATGACTCAGCTTCAATACTATGATGGTGAGCAGTCGCAGGGAGCCAGCTATTTGGAGATGGCTGAATTCTTATCCGCACAAGGCGCACAAACTGAAACTGATTTAGCCCAGCTTTGGCGTCGAATTGTCTTTAATATTGCGGTGTCTAATACAGATGATCACCTGAGAAACATCGGTTTTTTACTGACCAAAAACGGATGGAAGTTATCACCAGCTTATGACTTAAACCCAATTGTTGGCAAGCAGGGTCTTCATCTGAACATTACCGACACAGACAACGCCTTAGACTACCAATTGGCTTTTGAAGTGAAAGATTTTTTTCGGCTTTCTGACGTCCAAGCGACTCAAATTTATGATGAGGTGTTAAATGCGGTTAAGGCATGGAAAACAGTTACGCAGCGTTTGGGAATTAGCCGAGCAGAGCAGGCGATGAAGGAAACCGCGTTTGATGTTTAA
- a CDS encoding type II toxin-antitoxin system HigB family toxin, producing MLRDFWETPAFSDAEQALKAWYDEAKHADWQTPQDIKDQFRNASFVGNNRVVFNIHGNKYRLVVAINYSFSVCYVRFVGTHKQYDKIDVATI from the coding sequence ATGCTTAGAGACTTCTGGGAAACGCCTGCCTTTTCTGATGCCGAGCAAGCGTTAAAAGCTTGGTATGACGAGGCTAAGCATGCTGATTGGCAGACGCCGCAAGATATTAAGGATCAGTTTCGAAATGCGAGTTTTGTCGGCAATAACCGCGTTGTTTTTAATATTCACGGTAATAAATATCGCCTAGTCGTCGCCATAAACTATTCATTTTCTGTTTGCTATGTGAGATTTGTAGGCACTCATAAGCAGTACGATAAGATTGATGTCGCAACCATTTAG
- a CDS encoding helix-turn-helix domain-containing protein: MNIKPIRTADEYNAALVRIDSLFDAELGTDAGDELEVLITLVDAYESKMHAIEAPDPIEAIKFRMEQQGLSDADLTPMLGQRSRVSEVLNRKRRLSLNMIRKLHQGLNIPLESLISDYKLSV, from the coding sequence ATGAACATTAAACCGATTAGAACAGCTGATGAATATAATGCTGCGTTAGTGCGTATTGATTCGCTGTTTGATGCTGAGCTGGGTACGGATGCAGGCGATGAGCTAGAAGTTTTGATTACCTTGGTGGATGCGTATGAATCTAAAATGCATGCCATTGAAGCGCCGGATCCGATTGAAGCGATTAAGTTTCGGATGGAACAGCAAGGACTTTCCGATGCGGATTTAACGCCCATGTTGGGACAGCGCAGTCGCGTGAGCGAAGTGCTTAATCGTAAACGTCGTTTATCGCTGAACATGATTCGCAAACTTCATCAGGGTTTGAATATTCCGCTAGAGTCGTTGATTTCTGACTATAAACTTTCTGTTTAA
- a CDS encoding LysR family transcriptional regulator: MLEIKHLKTLDTLAKHGNLVKTADALFMTQSALSHQIKQLEDSLELKLFERKSQPLQFTPAGKLLLQLAQQVLPQLQQTENQLKGLAIGEQGRLKIGVECHTCFEWLLPLLRPYQAQWPNVDVDIAGRLSNLALPSLLKHELDLVITSDPFEHEALRFDPLFSYEIQLVLPANHRLNTASNNQAWLQPQDLTNETLICYPVSEDKLDIFRQFLTPHNLRPKATEYTDMTLMMLHRVESGRGVCALPKWLLDTQDDFKHLPRKRLGQHGLWSTLYAATHTATNAQQTPYIQDFIDRIKQTMRQ; the protein is encoded by the coding sequence ATGCTCGAAATCAAACACCTTAAAACGCTCGATACATTGGCGAAGCACGGTAATTTGGTCAAAACCGCTGATGCCTTGTTTATGACCCAATCGGCGCTGTCGCATCAGATTAAACAGCTTGAAGATTCTCTTGAACTCAAACTATTTGAGCGCAAAAGCCAGCCACTGCAATTCACGCCAGCGGGCAAACTCTTGTTGCAACTGGCACAACAGGTTTTGCCGCAACTTCAGCAGACCGAAAACCAGCTAAAAGGCTTAGCCATCGGCGAACAAGGTCGGCTTAAAATTGGCGTCGAATGTCATACCTGTTTTGAATGGTTACTGCCACTGTTGCGCCCGTATCAAGCGCAATGGCCAAATGTCGATGTCGATATTGCCGGACGCTTGAGCAACCTTGCGCTGCCCAGCCTGCTGAAACATGAATTAGACTTGGTGATTACTTCCGACCCGTTTGAGCATGAAGCTCTACGTTTTGACCCCCTATTTAGCTATGAAATTCAACTGGTACTGCCAGCGAATCATCGACTAAACACTGCGTCCAATAACCAGGCCTGGTTACAGCCACAAGACCTCACTAATGAAACCTTGATTTGTTATCCGGTATCAGAAGACAAACTGGATATTTTTCGCCAGTTTCTAACCCCGCACAATCTACGCCCAAAAGCCACGGAATACACTGATATGACGCTGATGATGTTGCATCGCGTCGAAAGCGGACGCGGTGTCTGCGCCCTACCGAAATGGTTACTCGACACCCAAGACGACTTTAAACATCTGCCGCGCAAACGCCTCGGCCAACACGGCCTCTGGTCAACACTTTACGCGGCCACGCATACTGCCACCAATGCCCAACAAACGCCCTATATCCAAGACTTTATCGACCGCATTAAACAAACCATGCGGCAATAA
- a CDS encoding HipA domain-containing protein produces the protein MNPSSEPKYKPQLQLYYQQTHVGTLTAEQNSVGFTFNYTEHWSKTGFALSTALPLDQPLKERSVTTFFQNLLPEGQNLDNIALALRVSKNNRFQLLHAIGEDAAGAFVLTTQLDNTPKTKDRPLTHTELSARLALRERRDFAIWDQKVRVSVAGFQDKIGIKVKDQQWFLPEGQNNHTSHILKPPPVNAQFESMVVNEAFCMQLSERIGLPTAGCQLIEVPEPVLVIERFDRTFQTNGSYGKRHVIDGCQLLDLPPHYKMERPYGSSPDVAMIREGASIVKLAQAIRQYSAAPILDMKTLMEWIAFQLCIGNVDAHAKNLSFFVQADGRIRIAPFYDQVCILELEGLEERLSQGITASIDTKLAMAIGDEFTISQVSAYDLALMAQEAAFPIKAMKTVFDRVTQGVIQQLENVQVVDYYQRLTNQKHIIQHATLKLQKHLAQLEQAYQDL, from the coding sequence ATGAACCCATCATCAGAACCCAAATATAAGCCACAACTCCAGCTTTATTACCAACAGACCCATGTCGGCACACTCACCGCTGAACAAAACAGCGTAGGTTTTACTTTCAACTATACCGAACACTGGTCTAAAACGGGGTTTGCACTTTCAACAGCGCTCCCCCTTGACCAACCACTTAAAGAGCGAAGCGTTACAACCTTTTTTCAAAACTTGCTCCCCGAAGGGCAAAACCTAGATAACATCGCGTTGGCACTTCGAGTTTCAAAAAACAATCGCTTTCAATTATTACATGCGATAGGTGAAGATGCCGCTGGCGCGTTTGTTTTAACGACTCAGCTTGATAACACTCCCAAAACAAAAGATCGCCCTTTAACGCATACCGAACTATCAGCACGGCTCGCACTGCGCGAAAGACGAGATTTTGCGATATGGGATCAAAAAGTGCGGGTGTCCGTCGCCGGTTTTCAAGACAAAATTGGCATTAAGGTTAAAGATCAACAATGGTTTTTACCGGAAGGACAAAACAACCATACGAGCCATATTCTTAAACCACCGCCCGTTAATGCCCAGTTTGAATCGATGGTGGTGAATGAAGCTTTTTGTATGCAACTGTCAGAACGCATTGGTTTGCCGACAGCGGGGTGTCAACTGATAGAAGTACCTGAACCTGTGTTAGTAATTGAACGTTTTGACCGCACGTTCCAAACCAACGGCAGTTACGGCAAACGCCATGTGATTGATGGCTGCCAACTACTCGACTTGCCGCCCCACTATAAAATGGAACGGCCTTATGGCAGCTCGCCCGATGTAGCGATGATTCGTGAAGGGGCATCCATTGTTAAACTGGCTCAGGCCATTCGCCAATATTCCGCCGCACCGATACTGGATATGAAAACCCTCATGGAATGGATCGCATTTCAATTGTGTATTGGCAATGTCGATGCTCATGCCAAAAACCTCAGTTTTTTTGTGCAAGCGGATGGCCGCATTCGCATCGCCCCGTTTTACGACCAGGTATGTATTTTGGAGCTTGAGGGTTTAGAAGAGCGCTTAAGTCAGGGGATAACAGCCAGCATAGACACCAAATTAGCTATGGCGATCGGTGATGAATTTACTATTAGCCAAGTATCGGCCTACGATTTGGCATTGATGGCTCAAGAAGCGGCATTTCCCATCAAAGCCATGAAAACCGTGTTTGATCGCGTCACGCAAGGCGTAATACAACAACTAGAAAATGTTCAAGTCGTTGATTATTATCAACGACTGACTAACCAAAAACACATCATCCAACATGCAACGCTTAAACTGCAAAAGCACTTGGCACAATTAGAACAAGCCTATCAGGACTTATAA
- a CDS encoding helix-turn-helix domain-containing protein, which translates to MKGKQIVIADKPNHIQAGLVELGQMVRHCRTKNRLKIKDAADLLGMSVTTLIRIEKGDQGVSSGNLFKALQGFGIRLDIHESESTS; encoded by the coding sequence ATGAAAGGCAAACAAATCGTTATTGCAGACAAACCGAATCATATCCAAGCAGGCCTGGTAGAACTGGGACAGATGGTGCGTCATTGTCGAACAAAAAATCGTTTAAAAATAAAAGATGCGGCGGATCTACTCGGGATGTCGGTCACGACCTTAATTCGAATTGAAAAAGGTGATCAAGGTGTAAGTAGTGGCAATCTATTTAAAGCGCTACAAGGCTTCGGCATTCGTTTAGATATTCATGAAAGCGAGTCAACATCATGA
- the metE gene encoding 5-methyltetrahydropteroyltriglutamate--homocysteine S-methyltransferase, whose protein sequence is MTIKTHNLGYPRIGDKRELKFTLEAYWKGEKTLADLEKQARGLRYQNVQTQIDAGIELIPVNDFAYYDQVLNMSTLLGVIPKRFRQDRFDVEVAFRMARGRAPSDDQPCLDGHDHAPDKSKAGYAGAMKKWFDTNYHYIVPELYDDTEFKITDTRLFDEVAESLALKSDGTNIDFKPVLVGPVTYLYLAENVSNAIPKLSRLPSLLAVYQQVLQKLADLGINWVQIDEPILGLELSTEWHNAFNQAYAELAQIPVKLLLATYFETLGDNLNLACNLPVAGLHYDGLRGEKQLKDLVEQYPAEKVLSLGLVDGRNIWKTDVNAAIASLKAAKTKFGDHLWIAPSCSLLHVPVNLEVEEKLNPELKTYLAFAKQKLAEVKLLADGLNGQADQQALQANAQAIAAKQTSKLIHNAQVQARLAQLDQIALDRPLPYSEREKLQKGKFNLPLFPTTTIGSFPQTQEIRQARRQFKNGELTEAQYIEAMQAEIRDVCERQERMGIDVLVHGEPERNDMVEYFGEQLDGYAFTQFGWVQSYGSRCVKPPIIFGDVSRPKPMTVSWSQYAQSQTDKTMKGMLTGAVTMLQWSFVRNDQPRETTCNQIALTLRDEVLDLEKAGIHMIQIDEAALREGLPIKKSDWADYLRWAVNSFRMTTSGVQNDTQIHTHMCYSEFNDIIDAVAAMDADVITIETSKSNMKLLDAFVDFEYPNEIGPGVYDIHSPNIPTVEQMVRLIEKAAKLIPAERLWVNPDCGLKTRGWAETEPALANMVKAAQQLRAQFAEKKKTA, encoded by the coding sequence ATGACGATTAAAACGCATAACCTCGGGTATCCACGCATTGGTGACAAACGCGAATTGAAATTTACGCTTGAGGCCTATTGGAAGGGCGAAAAGACATTAGCCGATTTAGAAAAGCAGGCGCGGGGACTTCGCTACCAAAACGTTCAAACCCAGATTGACGCTGGTATTGAGTTGATTCCGGTGAATGACTTTGCTTATTACGATCAAGTGCTGAATATGAGCACCTTATTGGGTGTGATCCCGAAACGGTTTCGTCAGGACCGCTTCGATGTCGAGGTGGCGTTTCGGATGGCGCGCGGACGTGCGCCGTCTGACGACCAGCCTTGCTTAGATGGGCATGATCATGCGCCAGATAAATCAAAAGCCGGATACGCCGGGGCGATGAAAAAGTGGTTCGACACCAACTATCACTATATCGTGCCGGAACTCTATGACGACACCGAGTTTAAAATCACCGACACACGCTTATTTGACGAAGTGGCGGAATCCTTGGCGTTGAAAAGCGATGGTACTAATATCGACTTTAAGCCGGTGTTAGTGGGGCCGGTGACCTATCTGTATCTGGCAGAAAACGTATCGAATGCGATTCCAAAACTCAGTCGCTTGCCGAGTTTGTTGGCGGTGTATCAACAAGTGCTGCAAAAGCTGGCAGATTTAGGGATTAACTGGGTGCAAATCGACGAGCCGATTTTAGGCTTGGAGTTAAGCACTGAGTGGCATAATGCGTTTAATCAAGCCTATGCGGAACTTGCGCAAATACCGGTTAAATTATTATTAGCGACTTATTTTGAAACCCTGGGTGACAACCTTAACCTTGCCTGTAACTTGCCAGTAGCAGGCCTGCATTACGATGGTTTGCGTGGCGAAAAGCAGTTAAAAGACCTGGTTGAGCAGTATCCAGCAGAAAAAGTGTTGTCGCTCGGCTTGGTTGATGGGCGTAATATTTGGAAAACCGATGTGAATGCGGCGATTGCGTCGCTAAAAGCGGCGAAAACCAAATTTGGTGACCATCTTTGGATTGCACCAAGTTGTTCGTTATTGCATGTGCCGGTGAATTTGGAGGTCGAAGAAAAGCTGAATCCTGAGCTGAAAACCTATCTGGCGTTTGCCAAACAGAAATTGGCGGAAGTGAAGTTGTTGGCGGATGGGTTAAACGGTCAGGCGGATCAACAGGCGTTGCAAGCGAATGCACAAGCGATTGCCGCCAAGCAAACGTCTAAGCTGATTCACAATGCACAGGTGCAAGCACGGTTGGCGCAGTTGGATCAGATTGCGTTGGATCGCCCCTTGCCTTATAGCGAGCGCGAAAAACTGCAAAAGGGCAAATTTAATTTACCCTTATTCCCAACCACCACGATAGGTTCTTTCCCGCAAACCCAGGAAATCCGCCAAGCACGCCGACAATTTAAAAACGGCGAGCTGACTGAGGCGCAATATATCGAAGCGATGCAAGCCGAAATCCGTGATGTGTGTGAACGTCAGGAACGCATGGGGATTGATGTGTTGGTCCATGGCGAGCCGGAACGCAATGACATGGTGGAGTATTTTGGCGAACAGTTGGATGGTTATGCCTTTACCCAGTTTGGTTGGGTGCAGTCTTATGGTTCGCGTTGCGTCAAACCGCCGATTATTTTTGGTGACGTCTCGCGCCCCAAACCGATGACCGTGAGCTGGTCGCAATACGCGCAAAGCCAAACCGACAAAACAATGAAAGGCATGTTGACCGGTGCGGTGACCATGTTGCAATGGTCGTTTGTGCGCAACGACCAACCGCGCGAAACCACTTGCAATCAAATTGCCTTGACCCTGCGTGACGAGGTGCTGGATTTGGAAAAAGCTGGAATCCACATGATTCAGATTGATGAAGCAGCGTTGCGCGAAGGGCTACCAATTAAAAAATCCGACTGGGCAGACTATTTACGTTGGGCGGTGAACAGTTTCCGCATGACCACATCGGGCGTGCAAAACGACACCCAGATTCATACCCACATGTGTTATTCCGAGTTCAATGACATTATTGACGCGGTGGCGGCAATGGATGCGGATGTGATTACGATTGAAACCTCCAAGTCGAATATGAAATTACTCGATGCCTTCGTCGATTTTGAATACCCGAACGAAATTGGCCCGGGTGTTTACGACATTCACTCGCCAAATATTCCGACCGTGGAGCAGATGGTGCGTTTGATTGAAAAAGCGGCCAAGCTGATTCCAGCGGAGCGCTTGTGGGTGAACCCGGATTGCGGCCTTAAAACCCGTGGCTGGGCAGAAACCGAACCGGCATTGGCGAATATGGTCAAGGCCGCGCAACAGCTTCGCGCGCAGTTTGCCGAAAAGAAAAAAACGGCTTAA
- a CDS encoding FecCD family ABC transporter permease has protein sequence MRVFKCAPCGLSVLLVVMLLIAVLSMTIGAIQIGWLDVLLALFGLSDNAQWNWVVQEIRLPRVILGVLVGAGLAVAGAAMQGLFRNPLADPGLVGVSTGAALAAVSVIVLGSTYLAGWTAMTGYYAVPIAAFLGGLAVTWLIYQIATKDGRTDVALMLLAGIAINAIAGAATGVLTYYSTDEALRSLTFWTMGSLASATWTDVLVSGIPILLALVLLPFFALTLNAFLMGERVSEHIGFNIKLAKRAIIVLTALSVGAAVAVSGVIAFVGLVAPHLVRMLLGPDHRWVLPGSALMGAILVILSDSIARILVAPAELPIGLVMAAIGGPFFLALLLQRRNRVGF, from the coding sequence GTGAGAGTATTTAAGTGTGCGCCTTGCGGCCTGTCGGTTTTGTTGGTGGTGATGCTGCTGATAGCGGTATTGTCGATGACGATTGGTGCGATACAAATTGGTTGGTTGGATGTGTTGCTGGCTTTATTTGGTTTATCGGATAATGCGCAGTGGAATTGGGTGGTGCAAGAGATACGCTTGCCTCGCGTGATATTAGGTGTGCTGGTTGGCGCGGGCTTGGCGGTAGCTGGGGCAGCGATGCAGGGATTATTTCGTAATCCTTTGGCTGATCCAGGCCTGGTTGGGGTATCCACCGGCGCTGCTTTGGCGGCGGTGTCGGTGATCGTATTGGGTTCCACCTACCTAGCTGGCTGGACGGCGATGACCGGTTATTATGCGGTGCCGATTGCCGCGTTTTTGGGCGGCTTAGCGGTGACCTGGTTGATTTATCAAATTGCGACCAAAGATGGTCGTACCGATGTCGCGCTGATGCTGTTGGCGGGGATTGCGATTAATGCGATTGCTGGTGCGGCGACGGGGGTGTTAACCTATTATTCAACCGATGAAGCCTTGCGCAGCCTGACATTTTGGACCATGGGTTCGTTAGCAAGCGCAACCTGGACGGATGTATTGGTATCCGGTATTCCGATTTTGTTAGCCCTAGTCTTGTTACCTTTTTTTGCCTTAACTTTAAATGCATTTTTAATGGGTGAGCGGGTCAGTGAGCATATTGGTTTTAATATTAAGTTGGCTAAACGAGCGATTATCGTATTAACCGCACTGAGTGTGGGTGCCGCGGTGGCCGTCAGCGGAGTGATTGCATTTGTCGGTTTGGTGGCACCGCATTTAGTCCGTATGCTACTGGGCCCAGATCATCGTTGGGTCTTGCCTGGCAGCGCGTTAATGGGGGCGATTTTAGTGATTTTATCCGACTCGATTGCGCGGATTCTTGTTGCACCTGCTGAATTGCCCATCGGGCTGGTGATGGCGGCGATTGGTGGACCGTTCTTCTTGGCCTTGTTATTACAACGCCGTAATCGTGTCGGCTTTTAG
- a CDS encoding heme ABC transporter ATP-binding protein, with amino-acid sequence MISVENFNLTLDGTAVLCEITVEIKAGELFVILGPNGAGKSSLLKVLAGEFEAYKSAVEFHGRPLSSYSPRELAQLRAVMPQAVHLDFPFLVEEVVSMAVLHANKAESQQRVAEALALFDVSHLAHRNYLTLSGGEQQRVQLARVVAQILHVAQQAKQSGGLPPLLLLDECTSSLDLAHQQQVFQVLRRMARDYGMSVIAVLHDLNLASQYADRALLLSEGKTYQQGQVHQVLTQQTIEAVYQTPVDIIDRPGAWPIIVPR; translated from the coding sequence GTGATTTCAGTAGAAAATTTTAACCTTACCCTAGATGGCACAGCCGTATTATGCGAGATCACGGTTGAAATAAAAGCAGGCGAGCTGTTTGTCATTCTTGGGCCAAATGGTGCGGGTAAATCGAGTTTGCTGAAGGTGCTAGCCGGTGAGTTCGAGGCTTATAAATCGGCGGTTGAATTTCATGGTCGTCCACTGTCAAGTTATTCACCCAGAGAGTTGGCGCAGTTGCGTGCGGTGATGCCTCAGGCTGTGCATTTGGACTTTCCGTTTTTGGTTGAGGAGGTGGTCAGTATGGCTGTGCTTCATGCCAATAAAGCCGAAAGCCAGCAACGGGTAGCGGAAGCGTTGGCGTTGTTTGATGTCAGCCATCTTGCTCATCGCAACTATCTCACCTTGTCTGGCGGCGAGCAGCAACGCGTTCAGTTGGCGCGGGTGGTAGCGCAGATTTTGCACGTGGCGCAACAGGCCAAGCAGTCTGGTGGCTTACCGCCGTTATTATTGCTTGATGAATGTACCTCTAGTCTTGATTTAGCCCATCAACAGCAGGTGTTTCAGGTGTTGCGCCGAATGGCTCGTGATTACGGAATGAGTGTGATTGCGGTGTTGCATGACCTAAATCTCGCCTCGCAGTATGCGGATCGTGCCTTGCTATTGTCGGAGGGCAAAACTTATCAACAGGGGCAGGTTCATCAGGTTTTAACCCAGCAAACGATTGAAGCCGTCTATCAAACCCCAGTTGACATTATTGATCGACCAGGAGCCTGGCCGATCATTGTGCCTCGTTAA
- the purD gene encoding phosphoribosylamine--glycine ligase: MNVLIIGNGGREHALAWKTAQAPDTRVFVAPGNAGTALEPNLTNVNISATDIPGLVQFAQENAIDLAIVGPEAPLVLGVVDAFTAAGLKCFGPTQGAAQLEGSKAFSKDFLAKHKIPTADYQVFTEIAPALAYIAEKGTPIVIKADGLAAGKGVIIAQSSAEAEAAVKDMLAGNKFGAAGSRVVVEEFLTGEEASFIVMADGINAVAMATSQDHKARDNGDQGPNTGGMGAYSPAPVVTRDIHDRVMAEVIYPTIRGMAADGLPYTGFLYAGLMIDAAGNPKVLEFNCRFGDPETQPIMMRLQSNLADLCLAALEQKLDSVKVEWDSRPALGVVIAAGGYPDQYASGHVISGLEAAAQIPDAKVFHAGTQLNANNEVTTNGGRVLCATSLGENVADAQANAYAVAEKISWQDHFYRTDIGYRAIAREQQAD; the protein is encoded by the coding sequence ATGAACGTTTTAATTATTGGTAATGGTGGGCGTGAACACGCCCTAGCGTGGAAAACCGCACAAGCACCTGATACCCGAGTATTTGTAGCACCTGGCAACGCCGGTACAGCATTAGAACCTAACTTAACGAACGTGAATATTAGTGCGACCGATATACCAGGCCTGGTGCAGTTTGCCCAAGAAAACGCGATTGACTTAGCGATTGTTGGCCCAGAAGCACCGCTGGTATTAGGCGTGGTTGATGCGTTCACCGCAGCCGGCTTAAAATGCTTTGGACCAACCCAAGGCGCTGCCCAGCTTGAAGGCTCGAAAGCCTTTAGTAAGGATTTTTTAGCGAAGCATAAAATTCCAACCGCAGACTATCAGGTATTTACCGAGATAGCACCGGCACTGGCTTACATTGCTGAAAAAGGCACGCCGATTGTGATCAAGGCCGATGGTTTGGCTGCGGGCAAAGGCGTCATCATTGCACAAAGTTCGGCTGAGGCCGAAGCGGCTGTCAAAGATATGTTAGCCGGTAATAAATTTGGCGCCGCAGGCTCACGCGTCGTTGTCGAAGAGTTTTTAACCGGTGAAGAAGCCAGTTTTATTGTCATGGCCGATGGTATCAACGCGGTTGCCATGGCCACATCGCAAGACCACAAAGCGCGTGACAATGGCGACCAAGGCCCAAATACCGGTGGTATGGGCGCCTACAGCCCCGCACCCGTTGTAACCCGCGATATTCATGACCGCGTGATGGCCGAGGTTATTTACCCCACCATTCGCGGCATGGCGGCAGATGGTTTGCCCTACACCGGCTTTTTATACGCAGGCCTGATGATTGATGCGGCTGGCAATCCCAAAGTGTTGGAATTTAATTGCCGTTTTGGTGACCCAGAAACTCAGCCGATTATGATGCGCTTACAATCAAATTTAGCCGATCTGTGCTTGGCCGCACTAGAACAAAAACTCGATAGCGTTAAAGTGGAATGGGACTCAAGACCGGCATTAGGTGTGGTTATTGCGGCTGGCGGCTATCCCGATCAGTATGCCTCTGGTCATGTGATTAGTGGCTTAGAAGCCGCCGCACAAATACCGGATGCTAAGGTGTTTCATGCTGGCACGCAGTTAAATGCCAATAATGAAGTCACCACCAACGGTGGACGCGTTCTGTGCGCAACCAGCTTGGGTGAAAATGTCGCCGACGCGCAGGCGAATGCTTACGCTGTTGCTGAAAAAATTTCTTGGCAAGACCATTTTTACCGCACTGATATTGGCTACCGTGCCATTGCACGCGAACAACAAGCCGATTAA